A single genomic interval of Aureliella helgolandensis harbors:
- a CDS encoding HNH endonuclease, translating to MIDTVRQHIAWAYANLARAHAALDAGAIKYARTHHMIRAKLFKGLTSRTMQMRTLYDDEKVKLNYPQACCYCGATTSLSIDHLIPRIKGGEDYSDNLVWACKSCNSSKRDRDLLEWCLIKNAFPSVLLLRRYMKLVARYCEAHELLDIRLEDAHSHRLPFMIELLPYTFPDLSSLVLWVPIQQPESPVSAGDR from the coding sequence GTGATCGACACCGTAAGGCAACACATCGCGTGGGCGTATGCAAACCTCGCTCGTGCACATGCTGCGCTCGACGCAGGTGCAATCAAATATGCGCGTACGCATCACATGATCCGCGCGAAGCTCTTCAAGGGGCTCACCTCACGCACGATGCAGATGCGCACGCTTTATGACGATGAAAAAGTGAAGCTCAACTACCCCCAAGCGTGCTGTTATTGTGGAGCAACAACCTCTTTAAGCATCGATCATTTGATTCCGAGGATAAAGGGCGGTGAGGACTACTCCGACAATCTCGTCTGGGCATGCAAATCCTGTAACAGTTCCAAACGGGACCGTGATCTGCTTGAGTGGTGCCTAATCAAAAACGCCTTTCCGTCGGTTCTGCTACTGCGTCGCTACATGAAGCTTGTTGCCCGCTATTGTGAAGCGCATGAGCTGCTTGATATCCGGTTGGAAGATGCCCATAGTCATCGCCTGCCGTTCATGATCGAATTGCTTCCGTATACGTTCCCAGACTTGAGTTCGCTTGTACTGTGGGTGCCTATACAGCAACCAGAATCTCCCGTCTCAGCTGGCGATAGATGA